The following proteins are encoded in a genomic region of Bacteroidia bacterium:
- a CDS encoding tetratricopeptide repeat protein has protein sequence MKHTTLLLTALLLTCNLSFGQTTKDDKEMYPDKYTFEKAKEFETKGEYEKAIWFYINLFPDNKEQVIETVKTLATKLDTVDMPMLIKKSFALYGTFDPAITTFNNGAPNMDMGKLKKKGAWGDELCMKITDPNKPLSSATEYNLRSIEKVKAKDFQGAIEDLNKAIELEPKGQFYFNRAYTKSLMEDFKGAIEDFNKTIELKYRLAEAYFERGYCKDMTSDFEGAISDYTNAIATNKEYPDAYNNRAFVYYKQKKYKEALKDFDKAIKLKDDNVGAYVNRGFVKKDMDDLKGACSDWQKAVELGYSDAQNFLNEYCK, from the coding sequence ATGAAACATACCACTTTACTTCTTACAGCTTTACTGCTGACTTGTAACCTTTCATTCGGACAGACAACAAAGGATGATAAGGAAATGTATCCTGACAAATACACTTTTGAGAAGGCAAAAGAATTTGAAACGAAAGGAGAATATGAAAAAGCAATTTGGTTTTACATCAACCTTTTTCCCGACAACAAGGAACAAGTTATTGAAACTGTAAAGACACTTGCCACCAAACTTGACACAGTTGACATGCCCATGCTTATAAAAAAGTCCTTTGCACTTTACGGAACATTTGACCCTGCAATCACGACTTTCAACAATGGTGCTCCAAACATGGACATGGGTAAATTGAAAAAGAAGGGTGCATGGGGTGATGAATTGTGTATGAAAATTACTGACCCAAACAAACCATTATCATCCGCTACTGAATATAACTTGCGAAGCATTGAAAAGGTAAAAGCAAAAGATTTTCAAGGTGCAATTGAGGATTTGAATAAAGCAATTGAGTTGGAACCCAAAGGACAATTCTATTTTAACAGGGCATACACAAAAAGTTTGATGGAAGATTTCAAAGGGGCTATTGAAGATTTTAACAAGACAATTGAGCTAAAGTATCGTCTTGCCGAGGCATATTTTGAGAGAGGATATTGCAAAGACATGACAAGCGATTTTGAAGGAGCAATTTCTGATTACACGAATGCAATTGCTACAAACAAAGAATATCCTGATGCTTATAATAATCGTGCATTCGTTTACTACAAACAAAAGAAATATAAAGAAGCATTAAAGGATTTTGACAAAGCCATAAAACTAAAAGACGATAATGTTGGTGCTTATGTCAACCGAGGTTTTGTAAAAAAGGACATGGACGATTTGAAAGGTGCTTGCAGCGACTGGCAGAAAGCTGTTGAATTAGGATATAGCGATGCACAAAATTTTTTAAACGAGTATTGCAAATAA